A part of Melittangium boletus DSM 14713 genomic DNA contains:
- a CDS encoding tetratricopeptide repeat protein: MSREEREETFDALDVEHQRRVTLKLLRTHGMDAKARETLERAMHQLRHVDCLHVQRVLDAGSHAEPEERFFLALEPLEGESLERRLGQNGPMTPQEALPLARQVCEGLAALHDAGLVHGDVRGGRVMLMPAPEGTRAVLTLPSWGWDSGAAPASRPYLAPERRADPAPSLPADLYALGLVLLELVAGAWNAPDSETPVLLEKLRSGPGLASGLGLPHRWEVVIRRCLDARPSRRFASAREAMRTLARPGWSQRDLGEPSVVIRTVLLLDLIDSTRLVETIGDTRAAELFARHDQLARELLRLHGGQEIDKTDGFLLLFERPVDATRYALAYQERLAVLEREQGVHLEARAGIHLGEVILRENPPDLVAGGAKPLEVEGLTKLIAARVMSLARGGQILLTRVAFDMARRAFVGAHGEGWAPTWRIHGFYMLAGVEEPVEVGEVGVGHQSFAAPEDTAKARRVGPATQAPPAPPPPRASKRSRGVLLLLCGLALALLVGAALWPKAPRSAPIDASRPQPRRAVAVLGFDNLSGKPDTAWLATAITALLTAELALGEELRLVDGQTVVRVKRELLLPESESLAPDTLTRVCTLLDTDYVVLGSYLAMPKGQGGDVSLQVTLQDARGNKVILQRKGSLEDILILVKGLGEQLRGRLVTPGAMEDGGTPTASRPANATALRLYAEGLAQLRDHDPLSARDSFTKASEADPRFALAHSALAEAWAAIGYDTRAVQEARAALALDEGLSREERLLVKGRAHEMEKNWEEAVSSYRELTRLFPDNLDYGLRLASAQAAGGMGKDALATLTTLRAMPAPASNDERIDLAEAQVRHSLSDYEEVLPLAARAVDKGTARGSRLLVGRARLAQCNAQLRLGRHAEAGTACEQARQIFIAAGDPGSEGQTLNRLANIAYEQGDYEEAKRLFQQALDLWRVINHRGGTALALQNIADTLMMQGQLDLAEPRFQEALDIERDINDRRNEGLTRINLAQLRLLRGEPASALTDGEEGVRLSQETGYRYALGMGLWTLGNIAFARGQLEEAHEHYARGLTLSRQTQDHRYAAYHHQGEGTVALMEGDLPRARSAYTQALSLRQKLQANSEVAETQVFLGLLAAAEGQPETGREFLKAAAQTLRKLRLPDGEAQAYTALARVELAVGRIDAARVASAQAQKHATHSQQAQTRLGSALVAARVLLARDRPGEALPSLNALIAETHGKGLVLLEYEARMMRVEAELALGWISSASKQRRILEQEARERGLQGFTRQVAETFKRKGPPGGDPR, translated from the coding sequence ATGTCCCGGGAGGAACGGGAAGAGACGTTCGATGCGCTCGACGTGGAACACCAGCGGCGCGTGACGCTCAAGCTCCTACGCACGCACGGAATGGACGCGAAGGCCCGGGAAACCCTTGAACGCGCGATGCATCAGCTCCGCCATGTGGACTGCCTCCACGTCCAGCGCGTGCTCGACGCGGGGTCGCACGCGGAGCCGGAGGAGCGGTTCTTCCTCGCCCTGGAACCCCTCGAGGGCGAGAGCCTGGAGCGGCGGCTCGGGCAGAACGGCCCGATGACGCCGCAGGAGGCCCTGCCGCTCGCGCGTCAAGTGTGCGAGGGGCTGGCGGCGCTGCACGACGCGGGGCTCGTCCATGGAGACGTGCGGGGAGGCCGGGTGATGCTGATGCCCGCGCCCGAGGGAACGCGTGCCGTCCTGACGCTGCCTTCGTGGGGATGGGACTCGGGAGCCGCCCCCGCCTCGCGGCCCTACCTGGCACCCGAGCGGCGCGCGGACCCGGCTCCCAGCCTCCCGGCGGACCTGTATGCCCTGGGGCTCGTCTTGCTGGAACTCGTCGCGGGCGCATGGAACGCGCCGGACTCCGAGACCCCGGTCCTGCTCGAGAAGCTGCGAAGTGGCCCGGGGCTCGCGTCGGGACTGGGCCTGCCCCACCGCTGGGAAGTGGTCATCCGCCGATGCCTGGACGCACGTCCGAGCCGGCGCTTCGCGAGCGCGCGCGAAGCGATGCGCACGCTCGCCAGGCCGGGATGGTCCCAGCGGGATCTCGGCGAGCCGAGCGTCGTCATCCGCACCGTGCTGCTGCTGGATCTCATCGACAGCACCCGGCTCGTCGAAACGATCGGGGACACGCGCGCCGCGGAGCTCTTCGCCCGGCATGATCAGCTCGCACGCGAACTGCTGCGTCTGCATGGCGGTCAGGAGATCGACAAGACCGACGGCTTCCTGCTGCTCTTCGAGCGGCCGGTGGATGCCACGCGCTACGCGCTCGCCTATCAGGAACGACTCGCCGTGTTGGAGCGCGAGCAGGGCGTGCACCTGGAGGCTCGGGCGGGCATCCATCTGGGCGAGGTCATCCTCCGCGAGAACCCTCCGGACCTGGTGGCCGGGGGCGCCAAGCCCCTGGAGGTGGAAGGACTCACCAAGCTCATCGCCGCGCGAGTCATGTCGCTCGCGCGGGGCGGGCAGATCCTGCTCACGCGCGTCGCCTTCGACATGGCCCGCCGGGCCTTCGTGGGCGCGCATGGCGAGGGGTGGGCCCCCACCTGGCGCATTCACGGCTTCTACATGCTGGCCGGAGTGGAGGAGCCCGTGGAGGTGGGCGAGGTGGGCGTGGGGCACCAGTCCTTCGCGGCACCGGAGGACACGGCCAAGGCCCGGCGGGTCGGTCCCGCCACTCAGGCCCCCCCCGCGCCTCCGCCCCCCCGGGCGTCCAAGCGCTCACGCGGGGTCCTGCTCTTGCTGTGCGGACTCGCGCTCGCGCTGCTGGTGGGCGCCGCGCTCTGGCCCAAGGCGCCGCGCTCCGCTCCCATCGACGCCTCGCGACCCCAGCCCCGCCGCGCGGTGGCGGTGCTCGGATTCGACAACCTGTCCGGCAAACCGGACACGGCCTGGCTGGCCACGGCCATCACCGCGCTGCTCACCGCGGAACTCGCCCTGGGGGAGGAGCTGCGCCTCGTGGATGGGCAGACGGTCGTCCGGGTGAAGCGGGAATTGCTCCTGCCGGAGAGCGAGAGCCTGGCGCCGGACACCCTCACCCGCGTCTGCACGCTCCTGGACACGGACTACGTGGTGCTCGGCTCCTACCTGGCGATGCCCAAGGGCCAGGGAGGAGACGTGAGCCTCCAGGTGACGTTGCAGGATGCCCGGGGGAACAAGGTCATCCTGCAGCGCAAGGGCTCGCTGGAGGACATCCTCATCCTGGTCAAGGGCCTGGGCGAACAGCTCCGCGGCCGGCTCGTGACGCCCGGCGCGATGGAGGATGGGGGCACGCCCACGGCCTCGCGGCCCGCCAACGCCACCGCCCTGCGGCTGTACGCCGAGGGGCTGGCCCAGTTGCGCGATCATGATCCGCTCAGCGCCCGGGACTCCTTCACGAAGGCCAGCGAGGCCGACCCGCGCTTCGCCCTGGCCCACTCCGCCCTGGCCGAGGCCTGGGCCGCCATTGGCTACGACACGCGCGCCGTCCAAGAGGCCCGCGCGGCGCTCGCGCTCGACGAGGGCCTGTCGCGCGAGGAACGGCTGCTGGTCAAGGGCCGGGCGCACGAGATGGAGAAGAACTGGGAAGAGGCGGTGAGCAGCTACCGGGAGCTTACCCGGCTGTTTCCGGACAACCTCGACTACGGCCTGCGGCTCGCGAGCGCCCAGGCCGCGGGCGGCATGGGCAAGGACGCCCTCGCCACGCTCACCACGCTGCGCGCCATGCCCGCGCCCGCCTCGAATGACGAGCGCATCGACCTCGCCGAGGCGCAGGTACGCCACAGCCTCTCGGACTATGAGGAGGTGTTGCCCCTGGCCGCGCGCGCCGTGGACAAGGGGACCGCGCGCGGCTCGCGGCTGCTGGTGGGCCGGGCCCGCCTCGCCCAGTGCAACGCGCAGCTTCGCCTGGGACGCCACGCGGAAGCGGGCACCGCCTGCGAGCAGGCGCGTCAGATCTTCATCGCGGCGGGAGATCCGGGCTCGGAGGGACAGACCCTCAACCGGCTGGCCAACATCGCCTACGAGCAGGGCGACTATGAGGAGGCCAAGCGGCTCTTCCAGCAGGCGCTGGACCTGTGGCGGGTCATCAACCATCGCGGCGGCACGGCCCTGGCGCTGCAGAACATCGCCGACACGCTCATGATGCAGGGCCAGTTGGACCTGGCCGAGCCCCGCTTCCAGGAAGCGCTCGACATCGAGCGCGACATCAACGACCGGCGCAACGAGGGCCTCACGCGCATCAACCTCGCCCAGCTGCGGCTCCTGCGCGGCGAGCCGGCTTCGGCGCTCACGGACGGCGAGGAGGGCGTGCGCCTGAGCCAGGAGACGGGCTACCGCTATGCGCTCGGCATGGGCCTGTGGACGCTGGGCAACATCGCCTTCGCCAGGGGCCAGCTGGAGGAAGCGCACGAGCACTACGCTCGGGGACTGACGCTGTCGCGGCAGACCCAGGACCACCGCTATGCCGCCTACCACCACCAGGGCGAGGGAACGGTGGCCCTGATGGAGGGAGACCTGCCCCGCGCTCGGAGCGCCTACACGCAAGCGCTGAGCCTGCGCCAGAAGCTCCAGGCGAACAGCGAGGTGGCCGAGACCCAGGTCTTCCTGGGCCTGCTCGCCGCGGCGGAGGGCCAGCCGGAAACGGGGCGCGAGTTCTTGAAGGCGGCGGCACAGACCCTGCGCAAGCTGCGTCTTCCGGATGGCGAGGCACAGGCCTACACCGCCCTGGCCCGCGTGGAGCTCGCGGTGGGCCGTATCGACGCGGCCCGCGTGGCGAGCGCCCAGGCCCAGAAGCACGCCACCCACAGTCAGCAGGCCCAGACGCGGTTGGGCTCGGCGCTAGTGGCGGCGCGGGTGCTCCTCGCGCGGGACAGGCCCGGCGAGGCCCTCCCCTCTTTGAACGCCCTGATCGCCGAGACACACGGCAAGGGGCTCGTGCTCCTGGAGTACGAAGCGCGGATGATGCGCGTGGAGGCCGAGCTCGCCCTGGGCTGGATCTCCTCCGCGAGCAAGCAGCGGCGCATCCTGGAGCAGGAGGCCCGGGAGCGGGGGCTCCAGGGATTCACGCGGCAGGTGGCGGAGACGTTCAAACGGAAGGGGCCTCCCGGGGGAGATCCACGGTGA
- a CDS encoding RiPP maturation radical SAM C-methyltransferase — protein sequence MKVALVVMPLAAVRRPSLAAGLLQAGLKARGFACDTKYFNVTLWKMLGARAYQFFCEEAPMTALAGEWAFAQAFLGPRDGAREAYVREVLDHPVWGMAVSDRSHVWELEALAPLFLRVAFESCDWGEYGLVGFTSTFEQTMPSLCLARMIRERFPHVKLAAGGANFEAGMGRRYMERFGFLDYVATGEADASFPLLCESLRDGHGEVPPGFLHREEGAVLAVPRREAPGRTPLDLLPTPDYSDFFRLVRTSAPDLAEGMWLPLEASRGCWWGEHSHCTFCGLNGEAMAFRRKSWRRVADELREVGERYGAAPVQYTDNILAMDYFKELLPHWAEAPLPTEKFFEVKSNLKRRQVRLLRRAGVTRVQAGVETLADGTLKVMRKGVSAAQNVALLRWCQELGVDSLWNLIYGFPREDLDDYARTHSLLERMVHLRPPDLCSPIRMDRFSPNHTAWREQGFSRIAPMPAYRHVFPFPEETLNELAYYFDYEHPRMDEALARGATLQSFVSRWRKHHERGTRGELAVKPHWRGGWVLVDSRFNLAPSHERLAPATLALLLACDAPCSREQALRAAVDAEVPSESLEEELERLLSRGFIARVGALLVTLTLLPEGLTVGRLARAQ from the coding sequence ATGAAGGTCGCCCTGGTCGTGATGCCTCTGGCAGCCGTGCGCCGTCCGAGCCTCGCCGCGGGACTTCTCCAGGCGGGGCTCAAGGCGCGGGGGTTCGCCTGCGACACGAAGTATTTCAACGTCACGCTCTGGAAGATGCTGGGCGCGCGCGCCTACCAGTTCTTCTGCGAGGAGGCACCCATGACGGCGCTGGCGGGAGAGTGGGCCTTCGCGCAGGCCTTCCTGGGTCCGCGCGACGGCGCACGCGAGGCCTACGTGCGCGAGGTGTTGGATCACCCCGTCTGGGGCATGGCGGTGTCCGATCGTTCGCATGTCTGGGAATTGGAAGCGCTGGCCCCCCTCTTCCTGCGCGTCGCCTTCGAGTCCTGTGACTGGGGCGAATACGGACTCGTGGGTTTCACCAGCACCTTCGAGCAGACGATGCCCTCGCTGTGCCTCGCGCGGATGATCCGCGAGCGCTTTCCCCACGTGAAGCTGGCCGCGGGTGGCGCCAACTTCGAGGCGGGAATGGGGCGGCGGTACATGGAGCGTTTCGGCTTCCTCGACTACGTCGCCACGGGCGAGGCGGATGCGTCCTTTCCCCTCCTGTGCGAGTCCCTGCGGGACGGCCACGGCGAGGTGCCTCCGGGCTTTCTTCACCGCGAGGAGGGGGCGGTGCTCGCCGTGCCCCGGCGCGAGGCCCCGGGCCGCACGCCGCTCGATCTGTTGCCCACCCCCGACTACTCGGACTTCTTCCGTCTGGTGCGCACGAGCGCGCCCGACCTGGCGGAGGGCATGTGGCTGCCGCTGGAGGCCTCTCGCGGCTGCTGGTGGGGCGAGCACTCGCACTGCACCTTCTGCGGCCTCAACGGCGAGGCGATGGCCTTTCGCCGCAAGAGCTGGCGGCGCGTGGCGGACGAGTTGCGCGAGGTGGGCGAGCGCTACGGAGCCGCCCCGGTGCAGTACACCGACAACATCCTGGCGATGGACTACTTCAAGGAGCTGCTGCCGCACTGGGCCGAGGCACCCCTTCCCACGGAGAAGTTCTTCGAGGTCAAATCCAACCTGAAGCGCCGTCAGGTGCGGCTGTTGCGGCGGGCGGGCGTCACGCGGGTGCAGGCGGGCGTGGAGACGCTGGCGGACGGCACGCTCAAGGTGATGCGCAAGGGGGTGTCGGCGGCGCAGAACGTGGCGCTGCTTCGCTGGTGCCAGGAGCTGGGCGTGGATTCGCTCTGGAACCTCATCTACGGCTTTCCCCGCGAGGACCTGGACGACTACGCGCGCACGCACTCGCTCCTGGAGCGCATGGTGCACCTGCGGCCGCCGGACTTGTGCTCACCCATCCGGATGGATCGCTTCAGTCCCAACCACACCGCGTGGCGCGAGCAGGGGTTCTCCCGCATCGCGCCCATGCCCGCCTACCGGCATGTCTTCCCGTTCCCCGAGGAGACGCTGAACGAGCTCGCGTACTACTTCGACTACGAGCATCCGCGGATGGACGAGGCGCTCGCGAGAGGCGCGACGCTCCAGTCCTTCGTCTCCCGGTGGCGGAAGCATCATGAGCGGGGGACTCGGGGGGAACTCGCGGTGAAGCCTCACTGGCGAGGCGGCTGGGTGCTCGTCGACAGCCGCTTCAACCTCGCGCCCTCCCACGAACGGCTCGCGCCCGCCACCCTGGCGCTGCTGCTCGCGTGTGACGCGCCGTGCTCGCGCGAACAGGCCTTGCGCGCGGCGGTCGATGCCGAGGTGCCCTCCGAGTCACTGGAGGAGGAACTGGAGCGCTTGCTCTCGCGAGGCTTCATCGCCCGTGTGGGCGCGCTGCTGGTGACGCTGACGCTGCTTCCGGAAGGACTCACGGTAGGGCGGCTCGCGAGAGCCCAATGA